Proteins from a single region of Chryseobacterium sp. T16E-39:
- a CDS encoding DUF6089 family protein, producing MNKKLLFSFLAVVGTMAGVKAQRNELGVRLGMSNLVGDIGSTSYILQKPLDLSRASDWGVPFYGGILYRFNFNPYQTVRLDLGYNQVQFSDKAAKEDYRRNRNSFGKNNVYEASLMFEYNFFPVNNEQISMVSPYIFGGIGGLMFDAPKATLVNDFKRDKDGVAQAPINEMDFTTKAEYSLGKKVTMHIPFGVGLKYKFNHSWAIFAEATFRYTLTDQLDHSKILSKDVVSTYNGDILSPATGGSLLQTGDYYAVSKEREKEFINGRNIGDTKSKDWMNTFSLGLTFSFGRPPCYCE from the coding sequence ATGAATAAAAAATTATTATTTAGCTTCCTTGCCGTCGTTGGAACAATGGCGGGCGTGAAAGCACAAAGAAACGAATTGGGAGTTCGTCTAGGTATGAGTAACCTAGTGGGTGATATAGGAAGTACGAGTTATATTTTACAAAAGCCGTTGGATTTAAGCAGAGCATCAGATTGGGGAGTCCCATTTTATGGAGGTATACTTTATAGATTTAATTTTAACCCTTACCAGACTGTTAGGTTAGATTTAGGATATAATCAGGTTCAGTTTAGTGATAAAGCAGCGAAAGAAGATTATAGAAGAAATAGAAATTCATTTGGAAAGAATAATGTATATGAGGCGAGCTTAATGTTTGAATATAATTTTTTCCCGGTGAATAATGAGCAAATAAGTATGGTGAGTCCATATATATTTGGGGGTATTGGAGGTTTAATGTTTGATGCACCTAAAGCAACTCTGGTCAATGACTTTAAAAGAGATAAAGATGGAGTGGCGCAGGCACCAATTAATGAAATGGATTTTACGACAAAAGCAGAATATTCGCTGGGTAAGAAAGTAACCATGCATATCCCTTTTGGAGTTGGATTAAAATATAAATTCAACCATAGCTGGGCAATATTTGCAGAAGCTACATTTAGATATACATTAACAGATCAGTTGGATCATAGCAAAATATTAAGTAAAGATGTAGTATCTACCTATAACGGAGATATTTTAAGTCCTGCAACCGGAGGATCTTTATTGCAAACAGGAGATTATTATGCTGTTTCCAAAGAAAGAGAAAAGGAATTTATTAATGGAAGAAACATTGGAGATACAAAATCTAAGGATTGGATGAATACCTTTAGTCTAGGTCTTACATTCTCCTTCGGAAGACCTCCATGTTATTGTGAGTAA
- a CDS encoding OmpH family outer membrane protein, translating to MKKFKFIFTFVLFLLFSFSNAQKIGVVDTEYILNKLPQYKEAEARLNSQIDTWESELQNLNSEYEKKRSAFENERVLLVGEQLKLREKEVTDLDKNIKSTTSLRFGTNGEIKKLRSNLVEPFQDQIWNAVKTMSEKNGLGIVIDKSNNISVIFLQKRYDYTDKVLDILLKGTEKKEKTNKRSKK from the coding sequence ATGAAAAAATTTAAGTTCATTTTCACATTTGTATTATTTTTGCTTTTCAGTTTTAGCAATGCGCAAAAAATTGGAGTAGTAGATACAGAATATATCCTGAACAAGCTTCCACAATATAAAGAAGCGGAAGCTAGGCTAAATTCGCAGATCGATACTTGGGAATCAGAACTACAGAATTTAAATTCTGAGTATGAAAAGAAAAGATCGGCATTTGAAAATGAAAGGGTTTTATTGGTAGGAGAACAGCTAAAGCTGAGAGAAAAGGAAGTGACGGATCTTGATAAAAATATTAAATCCACTACAAGTCTACGCTTTGGAACCAATGGAGAAATTAAAAAATTAAGATCAAATCTGGTTGAGCCTTTTCAAGATCAAATCTGGAATGCTGTGAAAACCATGTCAGAGAAAAATGGATTGGGCATAGTTATTGATAAAAGCAATAATATTAGTGTTATTTTCCTTCAGAAAAGATATGACTATACGGATAAAGTATTAGACATTCTTTTAAAAGGAACAGAAAAGAAAGAAAAAACTAATAAAAGAAGTAAGAAATAA
- the bamA gene encoding outer membrane protein assembly factor BamA translates to MKFRLLPIIMFVASAHFYGQVTPQDSTKVNNPVHAENQTGTYVLKDIVVDGVKKYTPAQILRFTGLSKGESVDIPGQKVSNAIKKLWDTQSFSEVEVYVQSIEGETVVLKFYLQDLKELGEVKFSGKGIGKSKSEKLAKDNNLKPGTKITQNLVSSLKTNVPKDYIKKGFADAKISIQDKVNANDPALVDWTINVEKGKRIKIDHIEFEGNESVSDSKLRNKAFKETKQKRFGIGGILKSSKFIEDKYQEDKQSLISYYNSLGYRDAAIVSDSVWRNKRNNYEINVKLKEGKKYYIGDVTFTGNTVYSTEYLQRLLGYKKGDIYDAVGFNKKVGEDGGKEDDSDIKSVYMNNGYLFSNVTPVEKSVSGDSINLEIRVNEGEQATWNRVTWQGNTTTHDHVILRALRTKPGELFKKTEIKRTYFDLAGMSFFDPQQIGQDIQPNQQDNTVDINWKLVEKGSSQVQLQAGYGGNSFIGTLGLTFNNFSLRNFLKFKDFRPVPQGDGQTLSIQAQAGQYFQNYGVSFTEPWLFGTKPTALSVSINNSIVRYSTSITTTSTDASRLNIFSASVGLNRLLKWPDDYFSLYTGIQYQKYDFKNYPFDFGGTQENYGTANNLSLNVGLSRNSAGIDPIFPTMGSNIEVSAKFTPPYSLFTNKNYSTMSPTDKYKWMEFYKIKFKADVYNEIAGKLVLRSSAEMGFMDGYNKQLGAPPFERFYMGGTGLFGGRYDGRELIPLRGYENASNYGGDPNQGDITPTGGGTIYNRFTLELRYPISLNQTAKIYALTFAEGGNVWNSWGNYNPFQLKRSVGIGVRVYMGAFGLIGFDFAYGFDKPINGSQPSGWKTHFLMNQSL, encoded by the coding sequence ATGAAGTTTAGACTATTACCCATCATCATGTTTGTTGCTTCTGCACATTTTTATGGACAGGTGACTCCACAGGATAGCACAAAAGTGAATAACCCTGTGCATGCAGAAAATCAAACAGGAACCTACGTTCTTAAAGACATTGTTGTAGATGGGGTTAAAAAATATACGCCTGCGCAAATCTTAAGATTTACAGGATTATCTAAAGGTGAAAGTGTAGATATACCAGGACAAAAAGTTAGCAATGCTATCAAAAAACTTTGGGATACTCAATCATTTTCTGAAGTAGAGGTTTATGTTCAAAGTATTGAAGGAGAAACAGTAGTTTTGAAATTTTACTTACAGGACTTAAAAGAACTGGGAGAAGTTAAGTTTTCTGGAAAGGGAATTGGGAAATCAAAAAGTGAAAAACTTGCAAAAGACAATAACCTTAAGCCCGGAACTAAAATTACACAAAATTTAGTTTCAAGCCTTAAAACGAATGTTCCGAAAGATTATATTAAAAAAGGATTTGCAGATGCTAAAATTTCCATTCAGGATAAAGTGAATGCGAACGATCCCGCTTTAGTAGACTGGACGATCAATGTAGAAAAAGGTAAAAGAATAAAAATCGATCACATCGAGTTCGAAGGAAATGAAAGTGTGAGTGATTCCAAACTAAGGAACAAAGCCTTTAAAGAAACTAAACAAAAAAGATTTGGTATTGGTGGTATTTTGAAATCTTCAAAATTTATTGAAGATAAATATCAGGAAGATAAACAAAGCTTGATCAGCTACTATAACTCTTTGGGATATAGAGATGCTGCAATTGTTTCTGATTCTGTTTGGAGAAACAAAAGAAATAATTACGAAATCAACGTAAAATTAAAAGAGGGTAAGAAGTATTATATCGGAGATGTTACTTTTACAGGGAACACCGTATATTCTACTGAATATTTACAAAGACTTTTAGGATATAAGAAAGGAGATATCTACGATGCTGTAGGGTTCAACAAGAAAGTCGGAGAAGATGGTGGTAAAGAAGATGATTCAGATATTAAATCTGTATACATGAATAACGGTTACCTTTTCTCCAATGTAACTCCCGTTGAAAAATCTGTATCCGGTGATTCTATTAATTTAGAGATCAGGGTAAATGAAGGAGAGCAGGCAACCTGGAACAGAGTTACATGGCAGGGAAATACAACAACCCATGACCATGTTATTCTTAGAGCACTGAGAACAAAACCAGGAGAATTGTTTAAGAAAACAGAAATTAAAAGAACATATTTTGATTTAGCGGGAATGTCATTCTTTGATCCACAACAGATCGGACAGGACATTCAGCCTAATCAGCAGGATAATACTGTAGATATTAATTGGAAGCTGGTTGAAAAAGGATCTTCACAGGTTCAGCTGCAAGCTGGATATGGAGGAAATAGCTTTATCGGAACACTAGGACTTACATTTAATAACTTCTCACTTAGAAACTTCTTGAAATTTAAAGATTTCAGACCGGTACCTCAGGGAGATGGACAGACATTATCTATCCAGGCTCAGGCTGGACAATACTTCCAGAATTACGGGGTTTCATTTACTGAACCATGGTTATTTGGAACCAAACCTACTGCACTTTCAGTAAGTATCAATAACTCAATCGTTAGATACAGTACGTCAATTACGACTACGAGTACTGACGCCTCTAGGTTAAATATATTCTCGGCTTCTGTTGGATTAAACAGATTATTGAAATGGCCAGATGATTATTTTTCACTATATACTGGTATTCAGTATCAGAAGTATGACTTTAAAAACTACCCATTTGACTTTGGGGGAACACAGGAGAACTACGGTACAGCTAATAACTTAAGTTTAAATGTTGGACTAAGCCGAAATTCAGCGGGGATAGATCCTATTTTCCCTACAATGGGTTCTAATATTGAAGTGTCAGCAAAATTTACTCCACCATATTCATTGTTTACCAATAAGAATTATTCTACAATGAGTCCAACGGATAAATATAAGTGGATGGAATTTTATAAAATAAAGTTCAAAGCTGATGTTTATAATGAAATTGCAGGAAAACTTGTATTGAGATCTTCTGCAGAAATGGGATTCATGGATGGCTACAACAAACAGTTAGGAGCACCGCCTTTTGAACGTTTCTATATGGGAGGAACCGGACTTTTTGGTGGCCGATATGATGGTAGAGAATTAATTCCTTTAAGAGGTTATGAAAATGCTTCGAACTATGGAGGAGATCCAAATCAGGGAGATATTACTCCAACAGGAGGGGGTACAATCTATAATAGATTTACTTTAGAATTAAGATATCCGATCTCGTTGAATCAAACAGCTAAAATTTATGCATTAACTTTTGCAGAAGGAGGTAACGTTTGGAATTCATGGGGGAATTATAATCCATTCCAGTTGAAAAGATCTGTTGGTATTGGGGTAAGAGTTTATATGGGGGCATTTGGTTTGATTGGATTTGATTTTGCTTATGGATTCGATAAACCAATTAATGGATCACAACCTTCAGGTTGGAAAACACACTTCTTAATGAACCAATCATTATAA
- the uppS gene encoding polyprenyl diphosphate synthase: MSLIKDKINSENLPQHVAIIMDGNGRWAKSRGEERTFGHKNAIDAVRNAINACNEVNIPYLTLYTFSSENWNRPSNEVNTLMNLLTETLLLEAEEIFSKGLRMHVIGNLEKLPPLVKDQLLRVVELTKENTKGNLVLAISYGSQNEILNAVKNISSDVKEGKVEVENIDNKLFENYLYTKDFPPVDLLIRTSGETRISNFLLWQIAYAELQFLNVLWPDFTKDIFFQCIVDYQNKERRYGLTGEQIKIQ, from the coding sequence ATGTCGTTGATTAAAGATAAAATAAATTCAGAGAATTTACCACAACATGTTGCTATCATTATGGATGGCAATGGAAGATGGGCTAAATCTCGTGGCGAAGAGAGAACTTTTGGTCACAAAAATGCAATTGATGCGGTAAGAAATGCTATTAATGCATGTAATGAAGTTAATATTCCATATTTAACATTGTATACATTTTCTTCGGAAAATTGGAATAGGCCGAGTAATGAAGTAAATACACTGATGAATTTACTTACAGAAACATTATTATTAGAAGCTGAAGAAATTTTTAGCAAAGGCTTAAGAATGCATGTTATTGGTAATTTAGAAAAACTGCCACCTCTCGTAAAAGACCAATTACTGAGAGTGGTAGAATTAACAAAAGAAAACACAAAAGGAAATCTGGTATTGGCTATCAGCTACGGATCTCAGAATGAGATCCTCAATGCTGTGAAAAATATAAGTTCTGATGTAAAAGAAGGAAAAGTAGAAGTAGAGAATATCGATAATAAATTATTCGAAAACTATCTTTACACAAAAGATTTCCCACCTGTAGACTTGCTTATAAGAACCAGTGGTGAAACTAGAATCAGTAATTTCCTCCTTTGGCAAATCGCGTATGCAGAACTCCAGTTTTTAAATGTTCTGTGGCCTGACTTCACAAAAGACATTTTCTTTCAATGTATTGTAGATTATCAAAACAAAGAAAGAAGATATGGCCTAACCGGTGAGCAAATAAAAATCCAGTAA